One Oryza sativa Japonica Group chromosome 8, ASM3414082v1 DNA window includes the following coding sequences:
- the LOC136351601 gene encoding formin-like protein 14 yields the protein MTPVTANTVTTTAAAAAEHPATSHPTPSLPPTSPPPPESQPPSSLPPTPTTASANCCCAVVLQHRAASCPTPCLPSPPPPVDTAATTSTTAAAIANCRRRRRHHTAAVVANCCPRPDPAETAIATCRWPTAATTIATPPPPSPTAATLQTRPRGADLGGTTAAAARHRAVAATGPPPPPPRPRPAPSPPPSPSPPPSATAAQHRAPPPPRCLGSELGLPRRTRTGGFRIRPSRRLHAHHHRQRLGIHPPAPDPRRRA from the coding sequence ATGACTCCGGTGACCgcaaacacggtcaccaccaccgcagccgctgctgccgaacACCCAGCCACCTCGCACCCGACTCCTTCcctgccgccgacgtcgccaccgcctccagagtcgcagccgccgtcgtcgctgccaccgacgccaaccaccgcctccgcaaactgctgctgcgccgtcgtcctccaACACCGAGCAGCTAGCTGCCCGACTCCATgtcttccgtcgccgccgccgccagttgACACAGCAGCCACCACATccacgaccgccgccgccatcgccaactgccgccgccgccgccgtcaccacacCGCGGCTGTCGTCGCCAACTGCTGCCCGCGTCCAGATCCGGCTGAGACCGCCATCGCCACTTGCCGCTGGCCaactgccgccaccaccatcgccacaccaccgccgccgtcgccaactGCCGCCACCCTCCAGACCCGGCCGAGAGGCGCGGATCTGGGGGGCaccaccgccgcagccgccaggcaccgcgccgtcgcagccacgggaccgccgccgccgcctccgcgccctcGGCCAgctccgtccccgccgccatcgccatccccgccgccttcagccaccgccgcccagcaccgcgcgcccccgccgcctcgcTGCCTGGGGTCGGAGCTCGGCCTCCCGCGCCGGACCCGGACAGGAGGGTTCCGGATCCGGCcatcccgccgcctccacgcgcaTCACCACCGCCAGCGGCTCGGGATCCATCCCCCCGCACCAGATCCGCGCAGGAGAGCGTAG